The Thermoplasma sp. Kam2015 nucleotide sequence GACGAGGATCTTGGCACAGCCTCCAGCATTCAGGGAGCTCCCTCCAGGATAATGCAGAGCACATCTGGGATCGCTGGCTATCTCATGGATTACTATCCTCCGCTGCCTGTGGAGATCGGTGGTATAATCCAAATGATCGGAGGTTTCGTCTACTTCAGACTGCTGAAAAAATACCGATGAAATTAATCATTTGAGTATCGATAGCGCGATGATAGCGTCTATAAAGTATTGTATGGCAAAACCAGCAAGCAGGAGACCGAAGATACGGGATATGGCCTTCATGACCTTTGCTCCGATGAATTTCGAAACTATCGAAGACCATTTGAAGAATATATAAACCATAACAAAGATTATCGCTATGGAGATCAGGGTGAATATCCTCTCGATGATCGGGCCCTTCATCAATATGATCACAAGTGATATAGCACCTGGCCCCGCTAGCATCGGGGTTGCAAAGGGTACTATTCCTATATCATAATCAACAAATTCTGATCCAGACGATTTTGGCCTGTTACCCTCCATTATCATCTCCACTGCCATTAATAGCAGTATGATTCCCCCTGCCATTTCAAGGGCCTCTATAGATATACCGAAGAAGTAAATTATGTATTCACCTGCCAGCGCAAACATGACGAGGATGATACCACCGTAAAAGACAGCATCCTTTGTGGCGCGCAATTTCTCAGATTCATTGAAATTATATGTCATGGATGTGAAAAGAACCAGACTACCGAATGGATCGATGACTATGAAGAGCGGTATGAATACCTTCAGAAATTCTACAGCCTGGTTCACCTTTGGGTATTATATTGCTCTAATATATCTTTCTCTGATTGGAGTCATTTCCGTTTACATACTCCTCTATGAATTATCTCAGTCCTCAGATTTCCACTTTATCATTGTTCTACCTATAAGTGCGTATACTGCGGTTTCTATTATGAAAATCGGTATCATGGTATACATATTAGGTGAAAGCCCGAAAACACCCTGCATGATCACAGCCGCAGATGTAGCTGGTGATATGGACAGGGCATACAGAAATGGTCTGGGGATTATGGTGTAAGGATAGAATGTTGGTGGAAGCACGGTCATAACCACGGAGAGTATTCCGGCTATACCCCAAACGTTTCTGACGTGTTTTATTAGCCCCGATACTATGAAAGAAACTGAACTCGTTGCAAGGGTGAGCATTATCAGTGTGCCGATGAGTGCAACGACGCCTGTTGGCGTGAATATATGAAATATGCCCCCCAGAAAAGCGTATACAAACAGGCCGGGTATTGAAAAGATGAGATAGCTCAGCGTCAGGCCCATCATGTAATCTGTTGGTGAAATGGATGTTGCCACAAACAGATCCTGCATCCTCAGCTGTAGTCTGAGGAACGCCGCATCGCCTGCACTTGATAGTGAAACAGAGGATATCAGACCGATGAACCCACCAACCAGAGCATAATTCAGAAGCTTTCCTCTTGAAATTATGAATATTAGAAAGAGCAGGGCAAGAGGTGTGCTCATTGCAGATAGAAGGTACGATGGGCCACGTCTCACCGCTCTGAAGCCGTAATACCATGCGAACATCATTATAAATTTAAGATTCAAGATCTATCCTCTCCTTTATGAAGACATCGTCAAGAGTTATACCCTTCACATTGCATCCCAACCTGACATACTCCTCAGCCTTCTCAGCATCGACGTATTTTATGAACATCCCACCCATGCTTATGGAGTCTTCCTGACGATCTCTGCATTCTATTCTGACCTTGCCTGAAAATTCGGCAAGTAGATCGTTGAGCCTACCTCTGCTTATCACCATGCCAGAATCCACTAGCACTATGAACGAGGATAGTGAGGCGGCTTCCTCCATATAGTGCGTTGTGAGAATCACATGCGATTTCAGCCTCCTTATTGCAGCCCAGACATCGTATCTGGATATTGGATCTAAGCCGGTGGTAGGTTCGTCCAGAAAGACTATCTCGCTGCCCGAAGCAAGGGCCATGGCCACGAAAATCTTGCGTTTCATACCTCCAGAGAGCGTATCTGCTGGAGTCCTCATGTTATCTTCGAGACCAGCTTCGGCCAGGGCCCTTCTTGCTTCAGCATCCGCCGAAGAGTATGAAAACCCGCGAGCTACCAGATACATCTTGACCTGTTCGAGCGGTGTCAGTATTCCTATGGGCGAGGCTTCCTGTGGTATACTGCATATCAATCTCCGGATTCGCTTTTCATCCTTTGCCGTGTCCAATCCCATTATCCTTACCATACCCGATGTTGGCTTCAGCTGGGTTGAGAGTATTCTCATCAGCGTAGTCTTGCCGGCGCCATTTCTTCCTATTATGGCTGTTATCCCTGCAGGTATATCAAGGTCTATATGGTTCAGCGCCACCTTACCATTTGAATATACCTTTCTCAGACTGCGTATCTCTATCAGATTCTCATGGGATGAGACCGTAATCGAATCGACCAAATGATGCACCTCTGTAGTAAATATATTTAATGTAGAGTTCAAATTTGATATTATGGATATATTTCAAACCTCGGTTCAGAATTAGAATGAATAATTAAGACATGAAATAATATTTTTATGCTGATAGAGATATCAATAGGAATGAAGATACTGATAATGGGTGTTGACGGTTATATAGGTTTTCCTCTCGCACTCAGGCTTCTAAACAGAGGACATGAGGTGTACGGCATAGATAATTTCATAACAAGAAAGAGGGTAGCTAATGTAAATTCTGATTCAGCGCTCCCAATACTCTCCTTCAAGGAGAGGAACGCGAGAATAAAGAAATATTTTGGGCGAAATGTGAAGTTCTTCTATGGCGATGCCACGAATCCAGAATTCATGTACAGGGCTATAGAGAAATCGAGACCTGATGCAATAGTTCATCTCGCAGAGCAGAGATCTGCGCCATATTCTATGATTGGCTTGAAGGAAGCAAATGAAACCATGGTCAAGAACATAACAAGTACGATGAATCTCATATATGCAGTGAAGGACATCGTTCCAAAGGCGCATATACTGAAACTTGGTACCATGGGTGAGTATGGTACGCCAAATATAGATATACCGGAAGGCTTCTTCGAGATAGAATACCATGGAAGGAAAGATATGCTTCCATTCCCCAAGAACGCCAGCTCCTGGTATCACTGGACTAAGGTTCATGACTCCAATAACCTCATGTTCGCAAACAGACTCTGGAATCTTGCAATAACAGACGTGATGCAGGGCGTCGTTTATGGAACCAAGACAAAAGAAATTGCGGATACTGGCCTCTACACAAGATTCGACATCGATGAGGTCTATGGGACGGCTCTTAACAGGTTCACTGCAGAGGCGATACTAGGTATGCCCATGACCGTCTATGGAAAGGGAGGCCAGACGAGGGGATTTCTGTCGTTGAATGACAGCATCCAGTGCCTCACGCTGGCGCTAGAAAAACCGCCTGAGAGCGGTGAATACAGGGTCATCAATCAGTTTGATGAAAAATACAGCGTTGGGCAGCTTGCCGAGATGGTTCAGGATATATTCAAAAGGGAATATGGCATCGTACCGGATATTGGGCATGTGGAGAATCCCAGAGTTGAGAGGGAGGAGCACTATTACAATCCGGAGCACAGGAAACTTGAGGAGCTTGGATATAGACGTACCAAGAATATAGAAGAAGAGGTAATAGATGCCATATCTGATCTTTCAAAATTTAGAGAAAGACTGAACAGTCTCAAAGAGACACTGATGCCGAGAACATTTTGGAGAAGGTCAAGCTACGATTACACATGAGCGATTTCTTGGCTCAACCATCGTATCTTATAGATCTATAGATGAGCAAGGCCATTAGGCGCACTTTCCAATTTTCATTAGTCGGAGATCCTATCGCATATGCTTATGGAAAGAGATCACCTAATTTACGATCTGAACATGTATATACTGTGATCGAAAAACAAAAACTAGCCCATATACTCCATCGGCGAAGCACATGATGCTTACAGATTCTTCTTCATACTAACGCTTTCTCTGAGACCAATTGGTATGATTGTCCAGCATAATCTGAATGATATTCTGAGTAGTAGAACGTAATTTCAACAAGTGCTTTAAGCCTTCATCAATGGAGTATCATCTGACCGAAGACATACGATCCGTGGCAAACTTGTATGTTCTGTTCACCACATCTACATATTTCAGAACCTGACCTACACTTATCCATTGATCCTTAGTAATCTCATAGAGATCGGTCTTCACGCCTTTCCTTATCATGGCGTCGATGGCAGGCGTCAACTCAGAATCTGTCGTTTCTGTATCTATGAAGTTGAATACCGATGGATCTAATATGTAAAGGGCCGCAAGTGCCATGTTCGAAGGTGGAACCTTTGGTTTCTCTACTACCCCGACAACCGCATCTTCCTCCATTTTTACGACGCCATATTTCGTGGGATCCTCGACCCTAAACGACACCAGAATATTTCCGAATCTATAACGTTTCAAGATATCCTTCTCCAGATCCGGATCTATGATCATGCCGTCTCCCGCATTCAGTATGAATGGAGAATCCATGTACTCTCTTGCCAGATATACAGCATAACCGTAGCCTCTCCTTTCTTTCTGAATTATGATCTGAAGTTCGGGATAACTATCCTCTATAAATTTTTTGGTTACACCATCCTCCTGATCCAGAACTATGTATATTTCGTTCACACCAATATACTTCATCCTGTATATCACGGCATCCAGGATAGGTCGTATGACCACTGATCCATCCCGAAAATCGTAAACGGAGAATAGTTCCTTGCGATAATATTTTGAGGCCATAGAACGTTTTCCAAGCCCAGCGGCAGTTATTAGACCTTTCATCCAGAGCTCTATCTTAATGCTGCTTATAAATTATGCAGAGGCTCAGCAATAAATTTAATAACTGGGCATATTCACTACCATGGATGAGTTCTTTCTGATGAATTCTTTCGACCTTGCAGGAAAAACCGTATACTTGAGAGTTGATATAAATGCTCCAGTGAATCCACTTACCGGCGAGATAATGGGTATCGATCGATTCAAAGCGCATGTGGATACGATCAGAAATCTAAGAAATTCCAAGGTTGTTATTGTGGCCCATCAGAGCAGACCAGGAAAAGATGATTTTATATCGCTAAGGCAACATGCGCAGATACTTTCCCACGTGCTGAACAAGAAAGTTCAGTTTGTGGATCAGCTATTCGGCAGTCAGGTCAACAAAGCTGTATCGGAGATGTCTGATGGCGATATTCTGATGCTTGAGAATGCCAGGTTTTATTCGGAAGAGGTTGATCTGACGTCCATAGAGAGCATGGAGTCCTCAAATATAGTTAAGAATTTGACTCCACTGTTTGATTATTTTGTGATAGATGCATTCGCGGCCATACACAGAGCACAGACAACCCTGGTTGGTTTCCACAGAATAAAGCCAAACATAGCTGGTAACCTGATAGAGAAAGAGGTAGGGATGATTGAAAAGTTCAGGAAGATAAAGGATAGGCCAAAGATCGCAATACTCGGTGGCGCCAAGATCGAAGACTCAATAGCAGTCTCAGAGAACTTCCTCTCCAATGACTTTGTCGATAAGATTCTTACGGGAGGCGTTGTTGCTAATGCCTTCCTCTGGGCGTCTGGCGTTGATATAGGCAAGAAAAACAGGGATTTCATCATCAAGAACAATGGGGATTATGAAAAATTGCTGGAAAAATGCAGAACTATACTCTCAAAGTATGGAGATAGAGTGGTCATGCCAACTGATTTTGTGATGAACCCCTCCAGCCAAAGGATATCACTGAACGAAAAGATACCAGAGGATCAGATCCTTGCGGATATAGGTCTGGACACCATCGTGCAGTATTCTGACATAATAGATGGAGCAAGAGCAATATTCATGAACGGCCCTATGGGCATGTATGAAATTGAGGAGTATTCGTCTGGAACAAGGGAGATATTTAACGCTGTTGCCCATTCAAGGGCGTTCAAGCTCGCTGGCGGTGGCCACACGCTGAGCGCACTGGATAAGCTTGGTCTGACAAAGATGATCGATCATGCATCTACCGGTGGCGGTGCACTGATAAGCTATTTAAGTGGTGAAACAATGCCAGTTCTCGAGGCATTGAAGGAAAGCAGGAGACTGTTTGAGGGATGAAGTATGGCAAGAAATGTAGAAGCACAGTTGAATTATATCGAATCCCTGATATCATCGGTCGATTCGCAGATTGATACCCTTAACAAGGCACTCATAGAGGTGCAGAATACCATTGAACTGTTGTCAAATGCAGATGTGGCAAGCAGTCAGGAAAAATTAATATCAGTAGGATCCGGATTATTCGCCAAGGGAACGGTCAGCCTTGATGAAGACCTGAT carries:
- a CDS encoding MarC family protein, which produces MNQAVEFLKVFIPLFIVIDPFGSLVLFTSMTYNFNESEKLRATKDAVFYGGIILVMFALAGEYIIYFFGISIEALEMAGGIILLLMAVEMIMEGNRPKSSGSEFVDYDIGIVPFATPMLAGPGAISLVIILMKGPIIERIFTLISIAIIFVMVYIFFKWSSIVSKFIGAKVMKAISRIFGLLLAGFAIQYFIDAIIALSILK
- a CDS encoding ABC transporter permease; the protein is MNLKFIMMFAWYYGFRAVRRGPSYLLSAMSTPLALLFLIFIISRGKLLNYALVGGFIGLISSVSLSSAGDAAFLRLQLRMQDLFVATSISPTDYMMGLTLSYLIFSIPGLFVYAFLGGIFHIFTPTGVVALIGTLIMLTLATSSVSFIVSGLIKHVRNVWGIAGILSVVMTVLPPTFYPYTIIPRPFLYALSISPATSAAVIMQGVFGLSPNMYTMIPIFIIETAVYALIGRTMIKWKSED
- a CDS encoding ABC transporter ATP-binding protein, whose translation is MVDSITVSSHENLIEIRSLRKVYSNGKVALNHIDLDIPAGITAIIGRNGAGKTTLMRILSTQLKPTSGMVRIMGLDTAKDEKRIRRLICSIPQEASPIGILTPLEQVKMYLVARGFSYSSADAEARRALAEAGLEDNMRTPADTLSGGMKRKIFVAMALASGSEIVFLDEPTTGLDPISRYDVWAAIRRLKSHVILTTHYMEEAASLSSFIVLVDSGMVISRGRLNDLLAEFSGKVRIECRDRQEDSISMGGMFIKYVDAEKAEEYVRLGCNVKGITLDDVFIKERIDLES
- the agl3 gene encoding UDP-sulfoquinovose synthase: MKILIMGVDGYIGFPLALRLLNRGHEVYGIDNFITRKRVANVNSDSALPILSFKERNARIKKYFGRNVKFFYGDATNPEFMYRAIEKSRPDAIVHLAEQRSAPYSMIGLKEANETMVKNITSTMNLIYAVKDIVPKAHILKLGTMGEYGTPNIDIPEGFFEIEYHGRKDMLPFPKNASSWYHWTKVHDSNNLMFANRLWNLAITDVMQGVVYGTKTKEIADTGLYTRFDIDEVYGTALNRFTAEAILGMPMTVYGKGGQTRGFLSLNDSIQCLTLALEKPPESGEYRVINQFDEKYSVGQLAEMVQDIFKREYGIVPDIGHVENPRVEREEHYYNPEHRKLEELGYRRTKNIEEEVIDAISDLSKFRERLNSLKETLMPRTFWRRSSYDYT
- a CDS encoding nucleotidyltransferase family protein, giving the protein MKGLITAAGLGKRSMASKYYRKELFSVYDFRDGSVVIRPILDAVIYRMKYIGVNEIYIVLDQEDGVTKKFIEDSYPELQIIIQKERRGYGYAVYLAREYMDSPFILNAGDGMIIDPDLEKDILKRYRFGNILVSFRVEDPTKYGVVKMEEDAVVGVVEKPKVPPSNMALAALYILDPSVFNFIDTETTDSELTPAIDAMIRKGVKTDLYEITKDQWISVGQVLKYVDVVNRTYKFATDRMSSVR
- a CDS encoding phosphoglycerate kinase, translated to MDEFFLMNSFDLAGKTVYLRVDINAPVNPLTGEIMGIDRFKAHVDTIRNLRNSKVVIVAHQSRPGKDDFISLRQHAQILSHVLNKKVQFVDQLFGSQVNKAVSEMSDGDILMLENARFYSEEVDLTSIESMESSNIVKNLTPLFDYFVIDAFAAIHRAQTTLVGFHRIKPNIAGNLIEKEVGMIEKFRKIKDRPKIAILGGAKIEDSIAVSENFLSNDFVDKILTGGVVANAFLWASGVDIGKKNRDFIIKNNGDYEKLLEKCRTILSKYGDRVVMPTDFVMNPSSQRISLNEKIPEDQILADIGLDTIVQYSDIIDGARAIFMNGPMGMYEIEEYSSGTREIFNAVAHSRAFKLAGGGHTLSALDKLGLTKMIDHASTGGGALISYLSGETMPVLEALKESRRLFEG
- the pfdA gene encoding prefoldin subunit alpha, whose product is MARNVEAQLNYIESLISSVDSQIDTLNKALIEVQNTIELLSNADVASSQEKLISVGSGLFAKGTVSLDEDLIVPIGSGIYVAENKEKSVERLKKNLDDIKASIQKLLDQRKTLVDQYNTVYATEATRNVK